The genomic stretch GCTCGTCCACCGGGTCGACAACAAGAGCCACTTCGTCGACTACCAGACCTGCGTCACGGCCGGCGGCGGCCACATGGTGTGCACCGGCATCGCCGAGTACCCGCTGGCGGGTACCGGCGTCTTCAGTCTCGGCGGTATCGCTGTCGTCGACACCGAGTCGGGCCGGATCGAGCACGAGGCTCCGGTGACCACCCTGTCTCCTGCCGGCCGCGTCGTCACTTACAACGCGGTCCATCTGGAGATCGACGGGAGCACCCTGCGGATGTTCGCCGCACCGGACGACGGCGAAGCGGCGGGTGGCTCCCATCTGCTCACGCTTGAGACACCACTTGCCTGACCCGTCGGGCCTCGCTGGTCAGGCGCGTACCGCCAGGAAGTAGCGCCCGCGGTACATCAGTTCACCGTCCAGTTCCATGCTCAGGCTTTCGGGGGTGAAGCGGCGCCGGAAGATCGGGTAGGTGGTCCCGTCGACGGTCCGCAGCTCCGTCTGCTCCTCGTGCAGGTCGCCGTCACTGCGCAGGTCGATCACGATCAGCTCGCGGGCCGTACGCCGCGCTTCGGCGAGGAAGACGGCCCGCTCAGGCGGTCTGAGCAGCCCGTAGAAGTTGCCCGTGACGATGCGGTCCAGGCCGCCTGTGGCAAAGGGCAGCGGCGGAAACAGTGCCCGCACCAGCCGGGCCCGCGGCACCCGGGCGCGCGTCAACTCCAGCATCTCCGCGCTCTGGTCCAGGGCGACGATGTCGCCGCGCAGGAACTGGGTCCACACGCCCGTTCCGCAGGCGACATCCGCCGCCCTCCCCTCCGGCAGGGTATTGAGCAGCTTCCCGATCTCCGCCGTCTCCCGGTCCAGCCCGGCGTTCACCACCTCGTCCCCGCGATAGCTGGTCTCGTCGTAGACCGGGGCGCGATGCCGGTAGTACTGCTCCCGCACTAAGTCACGCATGGCGCGAGAGCTACCCCCGAGTGAACACAGCGCAAACCGCGAGCCGTTACCCCAGGATTGGAATCAGCCGACTCCGCTGGTCCGTGCGCGGGCAACCTGTGGCACCGGGGAAGGCCCGCCGACCGCTGGAGCTGTCTGACCTGCGGCCGGGCTCAGATCGCAAACCCGTTCATGTGATCACTCGATGCGGTAATGCGGGCAAAGCGGAGTGATCGCGCAGTCATCCTGTGATCAGCAGCGCCGCGAGCCGGCGTGTGCCGCATCCGACCGACAACACAGGGGGAATCGGTATGACATCTGCTCCGCATAGCGGCCGGGGTCTGGAAGAGCAGGCGGTGCTACTCGTCGCGGGTCTGGCGGACTTGGCGGTGAGCGCCGTAGGCTCGGCCGCCGGAACCGTGCAGCAAC from Streptomyces roseochromogenus subsp. oscitans DS 12.976 encodes the following:
- a CDS encoding class I SAM-dependent methyltransferase; its protein translation is MRDLVREQYYRHRAPVYDETSYRGDEVVNAGLDRETAEIGKLLNTLPEGRAADVACGTGVWTQFLRGDIVALDQSAEMLELTRARVPRARLVRALFPPLPFATGGLDRIVTGNFYGLLRPPERAVFLAEARRTARELIVIDLRSDGDLHEEQTELRTVDGTTYPIFRRRFTPESLSMELDGELMYRGRYFLAVRA